In the genome of Bacteroides mediterraneensis, the window TCATTGCTTTGTGTACCATTACTATTACCATCTGTCTGTTCCGTGCACTCGGACAATTACAAACCACCATTCTTCCACTGTTGGGGCAACTTCTGTTTAGTCTTGTTATAGATCATTTCGGACTTTTCGGTTCAGTACGTATTCCGTTTTCAGCCATGCGTATGTTGGCAATGCTCCTACTGATTGCTGGGGTATTGTTGGTTGTAGTCATCCCAAATTTGAGGAAGAGAAAAACTTCACAGACCATAAGCCGGCACATACTACTTTGGCAACTTTCTGCCATTATAGCGGGCTGTCTCATGGCATCCATTGGTGCTATATACGGCAGATTAGGTCTTTGCCTCGGATCGGTGGTACAAGCATCTACCATGTCATTCTTCATCGCAACCATTGTAATTGCGGCCATATGTATCGTAAACCGCAAGGTTGGGCGTATGCGTATGTCTATCAGAAAAGGAAATCCGTGGTGGATGTGGCTGGGTGGCATATGTGGAGCCATCGCCGTGTTTGGCAATTCATGGCTGATACCGCAGATTGGGGCAGGCGCATTTTTTATGGCTTTGCTGCTCGGGCAGATGTTGCTTAGCCTTCTGATGGAAAAATACGGTTGGATGGGTGCTGTACAGAAACGGATTTCATACGTCCAGATTGTCGGCGTGGTCTTAATGATGGTGGGAGTGGTTGTGCTAAAAATATAATGACAATAACTTTATAACGATAGTTTTAGTTTTTTGATTTCATTTTATTGCGTAGATGGAGGCTATGGAGACTGAATTGACGAAATCTGTCACACTGAACAACGGTGTGAAAATGCCGCGCATCGGTTATGGGGTTTATCTGATTCCATCCGGCATGACGGAACGGTGTGTCCGTGAAGCCTTGCGCTTGGGCTATCGTTCAATTGATACGGCGCAGTGTTATGGCAACGAACGAGAAGTGGGTGTTGCTGTCCGTAAATCTGGATTATCCCGCAATGAGGTGTTTATTACCACTAAATTGTGGGGATGTTCCAACTATCGTGACACGCTATCTTCCATTGACTCTTCCTTACGTCGTTTGGATTTGGATTACATTGATTTGCTTCTCATTCATGAACCGACTGGTGATATTCCGGAAATTTATAAGGCGATGGAAGACGCCTATCGTGTCGGAAAACTGCGTGCCATCGGAGTGGCAAATTTCCTCGATGATGCTTACTTGAACTTGGTGGAATATGCTGAGATTATGCCTGCCATCAATCAGGTGGAAACCCATGTGTTCCGCCAACAGGCATCCCTGCGTGAACTGATGAAGCTTTATGGTACACAGGCAGAAGCATGGTCGCCTCTTGCCGCCGGACGTGACGGATTCTTTACCCAGCCAGTTTTGGAGGAAATAGCTCGTGCACATGGAAAGAGTGTGGCACAAGTCGGATTACGCTTTCTTTATCAGCAAAATATCATTGTCATTCCTAAATCCACTCACATAGAGCGAATGCGTGAAAACAAGAAAATAGAGGATTTCATGCTTACGGATGAGGAAATGAAACGTATCATGTTGCTGGACAGGGGAAAAAGTTTGTTTAACTGGTGGTAAACCTTTAATTTTGTCTCGTTATGCTAAAAGAATCACAAGTATACAACTATTGGAACATCGTGTATAGTTGCTTCGTGCCGCACGAGATGCTGTCGGAATACCGGATGCCCGTCCACGTCCTTATCTACGTCTATTCGGGTGAGATGCTGGTGTACTACAATGGGCGTACGCTGAAAGTCGGTGAGGGGAATTATATCTTCATCAAGCGTGACCATCAGGTGAAACTGCTGAAGCATACCGTGGAAGATGCTCCTTACAGAGCCATCAGTATCCGTTTCGAGCGCAATTTCCTACGGGAGTTTTTCAGTACGTTGAACAAGGACACGCTGCCCAAGGAGGTGAAACGTATCCGTGAATCTGCTCTGTTGCTGCCTCAGACACCAGCCTTGCAGAGTCTGTTCCTCTCGCTCTTTCCTTATACCGATGCCAATGTCAAACCGAAAGATGAAATTATTCGCTTGAAGATGCAGGAAGCACTCTACTGCCTGCTCGACACGGATGTCCGTTTTTATCCCACGTTGTTCGATTTCAGTGAATCGTGGAAGATTGACCTGTTGCCTTTCATGGAGGCGAACTATACCCAGGACATGACGCTCGACGAGTTTGCCACCTATACCGGTCGCAGCCTTGCCACCTTCAAGCGCGACTTTGCCAAGGTGAGCGATGTTTCGCCGGAGAAATGGCTCATACGGAAACGTCTAGACAAGGCATACGAATTGTTGGCTACCGGCCAGCTCAAGCCTTCTGAGGTGTATATGGAGGTTGGCTTCAAGAACCGTTCGCATTTCTTCAGCGCATTCAAGCGGCAGTTTGGAGTATCTCCGGGTGGAGTAGCTATTCATATATGAGAAAAACGAAAAATCAAGTAAAGCACTGTCCAATGTTGGGCAGTGCTTTTTATATATTCCTGTCACTTCATTTGACCTTCAGAACAACACAAATTTGAGCTCTACAAAAACTTCTGATATTCTCATACATCCTACCTTTGTTGTAGTAAATGAATAGTCAATTAAAATATAGATAACGTATGAGAAATAACATCATTATCACACTATTTCTTATGGTCATTATTTCATTTACGGCTTGTAAGAAAGGACAAAAACAAACAGAGTTGATACACATTCCAGGAATAGTAGAAAATATTAATTTACAAAATGATATTCCAAAGCAGGTATCTCTTGCAGGCATCATGTTACCATTTGAAGAAACTATCGTGCAACATCGGCAAAAAGACATGAAACAGATATTGTTCATTAATGCTAGTCCTAATAAGAAAGGGAATACTGCGGCAATGGCGCATAGGATGTTGTCTGGAAGAAATTATACTACATTAAATTTGATAGACTACAAAATCTATCCGTTAGGGCAATCATTTAATGATGACCAGTTTGATGAAGTAATCAATTTGATGTCAGAACCGGAGATACTTGTAATGGGGTCTCCTGTTTATTGGCATTCTATGACGGGGCAATTCAGAACTTTGCTTGATAGAATTTACATGTCGCCTTCTAAAAAAATATTGGCTGGTAAAGATTTGTATTTTATTTTTCAAGGAGCAGCACCTTCTGCTGATATGTTGAAAGCTGGGGATTATACGATGCAAACATTCTGTCGTTTGTTCGGCTTGCATTATAAGGGTATGGCAAGCACGCTTTCTGAAGCAGAAAAATTAGGTAAAAAAATTAACGGTATTATTTGATTTGTAATTGTATGAGAAAGAACATGGTATTCACGTTCTTCCTGTCGGCTCTTGTTGCCTTCACCTCTTGTCGGGAAGAACAGAAACAGGCATCGTCTTCTTATCCGACGATGATAGTCAAGAAGGAAACACGCAGCCTCGACTCGCGCTATTCGGCTGCCATTCGCGGACGGCAGGACATTGAGATTTATCCGCAAGTGAGTGGTACGCTGCAACAACTGTTCGTCACCGAAGGAGAGCGGGTCGCTAAAGGGCAGGTGTTGTTCATCATTGACCAGGTACCCTATAAAGCCGCCCTGAACACCGCAGAAGCCGATGTGAAGACGGCCAAATCGACGCTTGCCACAGCCCGTATCACGTATGAGGGCAGGCGGCGGTTGCTGGAACAGCAGATCATTTCGGATTTCGATATGCAGAAAGCTACGAACGAACTGGAAAGTGCCAAAGCGATGGTGGAACAAGCGGAAGCCCGGTTGGTGAATGCACGGAATGACCTGTCGTATACGGTTGTCCGCAGTCCGGCAGACGGGGTGGTAGGCACGCTGCCTTATCGGCAAGGCGCATTGGTGAGTAGTAATATGGAACAACCGCTCACGGTGGTGTCCGACAATTCAAGTATGTACGTCTATTTTTCAATGAATGAAAGCCGTCTGCTCGACCTGTTGCAGCGGTATGGTTCGTCGGAGGAAGCTATCAAGGAACTTCCTGCCATCAGCCTTTATTGAAGCAACGGGACATTGTACCAAGAAAAAGGAAGAATAGAAAGTATCAGTGGCGTAATCGACCGTTCGACTGGGTCGGTGAGCTTGCGGGCAGTATTTTCCAATCCCAACGGGCTGCTGCATAGCGGGGCATCGGGCAACGTGGCCTTGCCTACGGTATACGAAGGCTGCATCGTCATCCCGCAGGAAGTGACTTTCCGCATACAGGAGAAGGTACTGGTCTATAAGGTAGTGGATGGAAAGGCTGTAAGCACCGTCATCCAAGTATCTCCCTTGGATAACGGGCGTGAATATATAGTCACAGACGGACTGGAAGAAGGTACGGAAATCGTGTCGGGTGGAGTCGGTTTGTTGCGTGAAGGAACCATTGTAAAAGTAAATCAACCGGAGGCATAATTATGAAAGAAAATATTTTTATCAAACGTCCGGCAATGGCAATTTCCATCAGTGTGATGCTGTTGATTGTGGGCGTCGTGTCGCTTGTCAGTCTTCCTGTAGAACAATATCCTGATATAGCTCCGCCTACCGTACAGGTGTCTGCCACTTATACGGGAGCCAGTGCGGATGCGGTACAGAAAAGTGTGGTCATTCCGTTGGAGGAAAGTATTAACGGAGTAGAGAATATGCTTTATATGACTTCCACCGCCAGCAATCAGGGGCAGGCCACCATCACGGTCTATTTCAAGCAAGGGACGAATCCCGACATGGCCGCGGTGAACGTGCAGAACAGGGTGTCAAAGGCACAAGGTCTGCTGCCTGCCGAAGTGACCCGCGTCGGTGTCACCACGCAAAAGCAACAGAACAGTCTGCTTTATATCCCTATCTTGTACAGCCCTGACGGACGTTACGACAAGCAGTTCCTCGACAACTATATGGACATAAACATTATTCCACGATTGAAACGTATCAATGGAGTGGCCGATGTGTTGTTTTTTGGTAATGTGTATAGTCTGCGTATCTGGTTGAAGCCAGACGTGATGGCACAATACGGACTGGTGCCTTCAGACATAACGGAGGTCTTGGACGAACAGAATATTGAATCGCCTACCGGAGCTTTCGGGGAAAACTCGGGCAACACCTTCCAATATACCATGAGTTACAAAGGCCGCCTGAGCGATGTCAGCGAGTTTGAGAATATGGTGATCCGTTCGTTCCCGGACGGGAATGTGCTTCGCGTGGGGGATGTGGCAGTGGTGGAACTGGGATGGCAGGCCTATACTTACGAAAGTGTGATGAACGGGTTGCCCTCGTGCCCTATCCGCCTGTTTCAGGTGGCAGGAGCCAATGCAACGGAAGTAAACAATGAGATTTCTGCCACCTTGGATGAAATAAGCAAGAATTTACCTGAAGGGATGGAGATAGCTACTATCCTTAACTCGAACGAGTTCCTTTTTGCATCCATCCATGAAGTCGTGCTGACGTTGGTCATAGCCATTGTACTGGTGGTGCTGGTGGTCTATTTCTTCTTGCACGATTTCAAGAGTACGCTGATCCCTTCACTTTCCATCCTTGTTTCGCTGATAGGTACGTTTGCTTTTCTGGCCATTGCCGGATTCAGCGTGAACCTGCTGACCCTGTTCGCGCTGGTGCTTGCCATCGGTACCGTGGTCGATGATGCCATTGTCGTGGTGGAAGCAGTGCACGCCAAGTTTGATGTCGGCTATCGTTCGCCCTATCTGGCTACGCGGGATGCGATGAGCGATGTCACGATAGCCATCATCACCTGTTCGCTGGTGTTCATGGCGGTATTTGTACCGGTTACTTTCATGGGAGGAACCTCGGGCACGTTCTATACCCAGTTCGGGGTGACGATGGCGGCTGCGGTGGGTCTGTCGTGCTTGAACTCGCTGACTCTCTGTCCGGCTCTGTGCGCCTTATGGCTTCGCCCGGCAAAGGGAGAACGGAACGCCAGGAGCCTGAATGCCCGTGTGCGCATGGCATACGATGTGTCGTTCAATGCCATGCTGGGCAAGTACAAACGGGGTATCCTGTTTTTCTTCCGCCGCCGTTGGTTGTCATGGTCGGCTTTGGGGTTGGGTGTCATCGCGTTTGCCTTCCTTGCACGTACCACCAAAACGGGATTTGTGCCGCAGGAAGACATGGGAATGCTTTATTTGAACATCACCGCTTCGCCCGGCAATACATTGACACAGACCCGCAAGGCTGCACAGCAGGTGGATTCCATTCTTGCCTCCACGCCGGAGGTGGAATACTTCGGACGCGTCATCGGAAATGGTATTCTGGCAGGACAAGGAGTTTCATATGGTTCCGCGTTTGTCCGGCTGTATCACTGGGACAAGCGGAAAGGCAAGGAACATTCCGCAGCAGCAGTCGTTACCCGCTTGAACAAGGCGTTCGGCGAAATCAGGGACGCGCAGGTATTCTGCTTCCAGCAGGCAATGATACCCGGATATGGTACGGGAAATTCCATCGAACTGAACATTCAGGATTTGGCTGGTGGAGAACTGAAGGATTTGTTTGATGTGACCAACACGTTCCTGGCCGAACTGAACAAACGGCCGGAGGTGGCAATGGCTTATACAGCGTTCAATATGAATTTTCCACAGTATCGGGTGGATGTGGATGCGGCCAAATGCAAACGGGCTGGCATATCACCTGCAGAGGTATTGAGTACGCTGGGCAGTTATTGTGGTGGGGTGTATGCGTCCAACTTCAACCAGTTCTCCAAGATGTACCGTGTAATGGTTCAGGCTGCTCCGGAGTATAGACTTGATGCGCATGCGTTGGACAACATGTTCGTCCGTGTCAATGGAGAAATGGCTCCACTCAGCCAGTTCGTTTCGTTGGAACGGATGCAGGGGGCGGAAATCATCAACCGCTTCAACCTGTTCAGCAGCATCCTTGCCAGCGTAAACGTGGCCGACGGATATTCATCGGGACAGGTGCAGCAAGCCATCGCGGAAGTGGCAGCCCAGACCCTGCCGTCCGGTTACGGGTATGAATACGGCGGCATGGCACGTGAAGAGGCAGGAAGTACCAATCACACATTCCTTATCTACCTGTTCTGCGTGGTGTTTATATATTTGATATTGGTATGCCTGTACGAGAGCTTTCTTGTGCCTTTTGCGGTTATCTTGTCGGTGCCTTGCGGGTTGATGGGCAGCTTCCTGTTTGCCCGGCTGTTCGGACTGGAGAACAATATCTACTTGCAGACCGGTGTCATTATGCTCATCGGACTATTGGCAAAAACAGCCATATTGATTACAGAATATGCCACGGAGCGTCGTCGCAAAGGGATGGGCATCGTGGAAGCCGCTTATTCGGCAGCCGTCGCCCGCTTCCGTCCCATTATGATGACCGTGCTGGCAATGATATTCGGTATGCTCCCCCTGATGTTCGCTTCGGGAGCTGGTGCGAATGGAAATAACACCCTGGGGACAGGCGTGGTAGGAGGAATGTTGGTAGGTACACTGGCTTTGCTGTTTATCGTTCCTACGATGTTCATCGTGTTTGAATATTTGCAGGAGAAACTGCGCCCGGCCTTGAAGGAAGATATGGATGTCCAGACAGTGAAAGAACACGGGCGTTATCTTGCCGAGAACAGTATGTTTAACCCGAATAACCAAATGGAAAAATGAAATACAGACAGATAATCACTTTCATGCTGCTGGGCTTGTTTTTGAACGGCTGTAGCACCTATCGAAACTATGAGCGTCCTGTCGACATTAGAACCGACGGCTTATATGGCGGGGAAATGACGGACAGCGCTTCGCTGGGGAGTTTATCGTGGCGAGACCTATTTACCGATCCAGCGCTGCAAGTGTTGATTGAAGAAGGGCTGGCAAATAATACCGACTTGCGTATGGCCGAACTTCAAATCACCGAAGCAGAAGCTGCATTGAAGGCAGCCCGCCTTGCTTTTCTGCCCAATTTGAGTCTTTCTCCACAAGGTGGATTGGGAGGATTCGCATGGAACGGTACGCCCCGTACTTATACGCTTCCGGCTATGGCCACGTGGCAGGTGGATGTGTTTGGAAGCCTGCGTAATGCGAAGAAACGGACACAGATGCAGTTGGAACAAAGTCGTGCTTACCGGCAAGCCGTACAAGCGCACCTTATATCGAGCATAGCCAATTACTACTACACACTCGCTATGCTTGATGCCCAGCTGAAGGTGAGTGAAGAAACGGCCGAAAGTTGGAAACAGGGGGTGGAAATGACCAAAGCCTTGATGGAGGTAGGTGAAGAAACGGATGCGGCCGTATCGCAGTCAGAGGCCAATTACTACGATGTCTGCACGCAGATAGTGGAAATAAAGCGGC includes:
- a CDS encoding helix-turn-helix domain-containing protein; the protein is MLKESQVYNYWNIVYSCFVPHEMLSEYRMPVHVLIYVYSGEMLVYYNGRTLKVGEGNYIFIKRDHQVKLLKHTVEDAPYRAISIRFERNFLREFFSTLNKDTLPKEVKRIRESALLLPQTPALQSLFLSLFPYTDANVKPKDEIIRLKMQEALYCLLDTDVRFYPTLFDFSESWKIDLLPFMEANYTQDMTLDEFATYTGRSLATFKRDFAKVSDVSPEKWLIRKRLDKAYELLATGQLKPSEVYMEVGFKNRSHFFSAFKRQFGVSPGGVAIHI
- a CDS encoding DMT family transporter codes for the protein MGILTIALLIGMLVPVQTAANARMRISVGPVLVVTLISFMVSSVLLAVISAMMRMPLLPSAAQIAVTPWWGWTGGIIALCTITITICLFRALGQLQTTILPLLGQLLFSLVIDHFGLFGSVRIPFSAMRMLAMLLLIAGVLLVVVIPNLRKRKTSQTISRHILLWQLSAIIAGCLMASIGAIYGRLGLCLGSVVQASTMSFFIATIVIAAICIVNRKVGRMRMSIRKGNPWWMWLGGICGAIAVFGNSWLIPQIGAGAFFMALLLGQMLLSLLMEKYGWMGAVQKRISYVQIVGVVLMMVGVVVLKI
- a CDS encoding efflux RND transporter permease subunit; amino-acid sequence: MKENIFIKRPAMAISISVMLLIVGVVSLVSLPVEQYPDIAPPTVQVSATYTGASADAVQKSVVIPLEESINGVENMLYMTSTASNQGQATITVYFKQGTNPDMAAVNVQNRVSKAQGLLPAEVTRVGVTTQKQQNSLLYIPILYSPDGRYDKQFLDNYMDINIIPRLKRINGVADVLFFGNVYSLRIWLKPDVMAQYGLVPSDITEVLDEQNIESPTGAFGENSGNTFQYTMSYKGRLSDVSEFENMVIRSFPDGNVLRVGDVAVVELGWQAYTYESVMNGLPSCPIRLFQVAGANATEVNNEISATLDEISKNLPEGMEIATILNSNEFLFASIHEVVLTLVIAIVLVVLVVYFFLHDFKSTLIPSLSILVSLIGTFAFLAIAGFSVNLLTLFALVLAIGTVVDDAIVVVEAVHAKFDVGYRSPYLATRDAMSDVTIAIITCSLVFMAVFVPVTFMGGTSGTFYTQFGVTMAAAVGLSCLNSLTLCPALCALWLRPAKGERNARSLNARVRMAYDVSFNAMLGKYKRGILFFFRRRWLSWSALGLGVIAFAFLARTTKTGFVPQEDMGMLYLNITASPGNTLTQTRKAAQQVDSILASTPEVEYFGRVIGNGILAGQGVSYGSAFVRLYHWDKRKGKEHSAAAVVTRLNKAFGEIRDAQVFCFQQAMIPGYGTGNSIELNIQDLAGGELKDLFDVTNTFLAELNKRPEVAMAYTAFNMNFPQYRVDVDAAKCKRAGISPAEVLSTLGSYCGGVYASNFNQFSKMYRVMVQAAPEYRLDAHALDNMFVRVNGEMAPLSQFVSLERMQGAEIINRFNLFSSILASVNVADGYSSGQVQQAIAEVAAQTLPSGYGYEYGGMAREEAGSTNHTFLIYLFCVVFIYLILVCLYESFLVPFAVILSVPCGLMGSFLFARLFGLENNIYLQTGVIMLIGLLAKTAILITEYATERRRKGMGIVEAAYSAAVARFRPIMMTVLAMIFGMLPLMFASGAGANGNNTLGTGVVGGMLVGTLALLFIVPTMFIVFEYLQEKLRPALKEDMDVQTVKEHGRYLAENSMFNPNNQMEK
- a CDS encoding TolC family protein, which produces MKYRQIITFMLLGLFLNGCSTYRNYERPVDIRTDGLYGGEMTDSASLGSLSWRDLFTDPALQVLIEEGLANNTDLRMAELQITEAEAALKAARLAFLPNLSLSPQGGLGGFAWNGTPRTYTLPAMATWQVDVFGSLRNAKKRTQMQLEQSRAYRQAVQAHLISSIANYYYTLAMLDAQLKVSEETAESWKQGVEMTKALMEVGEETDAAVSQSEANYYDVCTQIVEIKRQIREVENGFSSLLGRTPDSIRRGTLADWQFPDSLSVGVPVQLLSRRPDVRQAEQALAAAFYATGEARAAFYPTLTLSGLLGWSNHDGLVNPGNWIWQALASLTQPVFQNGRLRAQLAISKTRQEEAKLAFQQTLLDAGAEVNTALADIQSSHAKTELYGSRIAALKRAVKSTQLLMLNTSANYLLVLTAQQDLLAAQLADIGNRFDSIRSVIELYLALGGGS
- a CDS encoding aldo/keto reductase; this encodes METELTKSVTLNNGVKMPRIGYGVYLIPSGMTERCVREALRLGYRSIDTAQCYGNEREVGVAVRKSGLSRNEVFITTKLWGCSNYRDTLSSIDSSLRRLDLDYIDLLLIHEPTGDIPEIYKAMEDAYRVGKLRAIGVANFLDDAYLNLVEYAEIMPAINQVETHVFRQQASLRELMKLYGTQAEAWSPLAAGRDGFFTQPVLEEIARAHGKSVAQVGLRFLYQQNIIVIPKSTHIERMRENKKIEDFMLTDEEMKRIMLLDRGKSLFNWW
- a CDS encoding flavodoxin family protein; the encoded protein is MRNNIIITLFLMVIISFTACKKGQKQTELIHIPGIVENINLQNDIPKQVSLAGIMLPFEETIVQHRQKDMKQILFINASPNKKGNTAAMAHRMLSGRNYTTLNLIDYKIYPLGQSFNDDQFDEVINLMSEPEILVMGSPVYWHSMTGQFRTLLDRIYMSPSKKILAGKDLYFIFQGAAPSADMLKAGDYTMQTFCRLFGLHYKGMASTLSEAEKLGKKINGII